In Buchnera aphidicola (Floraphis choui), the genomic stretch TAATGCCTTCAACTTTTTTTTCTTTTATTAATTCAGCAATTTTTTCGATTACTCGTGATTTATTAACTTGATAAGGTAATTCGAAAATAATTAAAGATTCTTTTTTTGTTTTTTCTTGAACTTCTATCTTACTTTTTGCTCTAATTTGGATTTTTCCTTTTCCTGTTTGGTATGCCTCTGCAATACCCTTACATCCATTAATTATTCCAGCAGTAGGAAAATCAGGACCTGGAATATATTCCATAAGTTTTGTTAGCGTAATTTCGTTATTGTCTATAAGAGCTAGACACCCGTTTATTATTTCGTTTATGTTATGAGGCGGAATGTTAGTTGCCATTCCTACTGCAATTCCAGATGAACCATTTATAAGTAAATTAGGTATTTTTGTGGGTAATACTTCAGGAATTTTTTCTGTCCCATCGTAGTTTGGAATGAATTTTACTGTTTCTTTATCTAAATCATTTAGTAATTCATATGCAATTTTAGACATTCTAATTTCGGTATATCTCATAGCTGCTGCAGAATCTCCATCTATTGATCCAAAATTTCCTTGTCCATCAATAAGTGTATATCGCAGTGAAAAGGATTGTGCCATTCTTACTATAGCATCGTATACAGCAGTATCTCCGTGCGGGTGATATTTTCCAATAACATCTCCTACTATCCTAGCTGACTTTTTATACAATTTATTCCAATCATTACTCAGTGATTTCATAGCGAATAATATTCTTCTATGAACTGGTTTTAATCCATCTCTTACGTCTGGCAAAGCCCGTCCGATAATAACTGACATGGCATAATCTAAATAAGAGTTTTTAAGTTCATCTTCAATATTAATATTTATAATTTCTTTTGCAATTTTATCCATAGTTGAATTATTCTTTTTTGTAATATTCATAATGATGATATCATAATGAAAAATTTGATTAACATAAAATATTTTATATAAAAATTATTTTAAATTTGTGATATAGTGATTTACTGTAATTTTAGTTATTTAGAAATATAAGTAATTTTATTACAGAAATAAATTTTTATTTATAAATTTTAAAGTGAGTAATACTAAATATGGAGTATTAATTCCATAAAATGATTAATTAAACAGAGTAGTTATATAAAAATTATATTTTCATATTTTTTGAAAATTTTTTCAAAAATGCATTTTAATTGATAAAAATGTCATTTTATAATATTATGTAGTGTATTCTTGTTCTTAATAATATAATCAAACTGAATAGTATAGTTTTATTATTATATATATTGTAAACTAAACATTATTGTGCTTATATATATTACTTTATTTTTAATATTTTGTTTTATAATACTATTTTATATTGTTAGTATTTTAAAGTGGTATTTGAATTTAATATATAATAATATTATTTTATAATGTAAGTGTACGAGGTTTATTATGAATAATAACGAAAAACAGTTAATAGAAAGCTTATTTTCTCGATTACATAAAACTGAAATTGAATCTTCTGATCGAGATAATGTAGCTGAAAAATTAATTAAAGATTTATTAGAAAAATACCCGAATTCACCTTATTACATGGCACAAACGATTTTAATTCAAGAAACGGCAATAAAGAAATTAAACGAACAAATTTCTTTGTTAGATAGTAAATCTGATAAAAATCAGAAAGACAAAAAAGATACGTCATCTACAGGTTTTTTATCTAGTTTATTCGGATCAAAAAAAACCCAAAATGTCTTGGATTCGCATTCAAATAACACTTTAAATAAACCTTATAACAAAATTCAAGATTCTAATGTTAGTTCTTTTCCTTCACAAGTTCACTCTAGTGCTATACCTCAATCGGGAACTATAAATAATACAAATGGATTTCTTAGTGGAGCACTTCAAACTGCTGCAGGTGTTGCTGGTGGTGTTGTTATGGCAAATATGTTAATGAATCTTTTTCAGAATAAAAAACCTGAAGAAGAGATAATAGATGCAGTACATCATATTGACTCTTCTCATACGGGATTAAATTCTACAGATAGTGATCCTATACATAGTCAATATATTAGTGATAATAATAGTACGCATGTAGATGATAACATTGAAGATTATAATCGATCAGATTATGATGTTAGTGATGATGATGACTGCAATGCTTTTGAAGACGATAATTTTATTTAAATTTTTAAGATATTTTTGTAATAAGTTTTTTATTGAATAAATAAAACCAGCAATAAATTTTTCTCTGCTGGTTTATATCATTAATTTTTAACTCTTAATATATTTTATATAAAATTATTTTATTTGGTGTTATATAAGTTTTTAAAATATTGTTTGACCCCACTTGAAGTTGCTGTCATTCCATTTTTTCCCGGTTTCCAATTAGCTGGACAAACTTCTCCATATGTTTCATGGAAATGAAGAGCATCTATCATTCTTATTATATCAGAAATGTTTCTTCCAAAAGGTAAATCGTTAACTATTTGATGGCGAATTATTCCATGTTTATCAATTAAAAATGATGCTCTTAATGCTATACCTAGTGTAGGATGTTCAATTTTATATAATTTTTGTATTTCTCTTTTTATATCAGAAACTATTATATATTTTATCTTTCCAATTCCTCCTTGTTTAGGATCAGATTGACGCCAAGCATGATGTACGTATATTGAATCGATAGACACTCCTATAACTTCTGTATTTCTTTTTATAAATTCAGATAGAGATCTATCGAATGCTATAATTTCTGAAGGACAAACAAATGTAAAATCCATAGGCCAAAAAAATAGTACAGTGGTTTTCCCATTAATATGACTTCTGAAATTAAAGTTATCAACGATATCATCGTTATGGTAGATAGCGGGTGCAGTAAAATCAGGAGCTGGATAGGTTATTAACATTTTTATTCCTATATTTGTATAGAAAATTAATTTAAATTATTTATTTTATGAATATTTAACTTTTTATTTAAAATATTTATAGTTACTAACTTTAAATTATGTTACCAATTAACAAAACAATATAGTATGTTTAAAATCATTTAAACAATATTATTATGTTAAAGTAAGTAGAAAACATAAAAAATTTGGAATATCTTGATGAAAAATTGTATCATAAACTGGAAGGATGTGTTAGAACAAGAAAAAAAAAATTGTATTTTATTAACATTATTAAATATCTTTCTAATGCTAGAAAAACTAAAGTAATTTATCCTCCCAAACACGAAGTGTTTAATGCTTTTGTATTAACAAAGTTTTTTGATATTAAAGTAGTTATTATAGGTCAAGACCCGTATTTTAAAAAAGGTCAAGCGCATGGATTAGCATTTTCTGTTCGAAAAGGTATTAAAATTCCTCCCTCTTTGTTGAATATACAAAAAGAATTGATTAGTGATATGAAATATAATGTTCTATTTAATCATGGTTGTCTTGAAAATTGGGCTAATCAGGGGGTATTTTTATTAAATTCTATTTTAACAGTAGAATCAGGTAAGCCTGGCTCTCATGCTAATTTAGGATGGGAGATTTTTACTAACCAAGTGATAAGAATTATCAATGAATATCATTCGGGAATTATTTTTCTATTATGGGGGTCATATGCTAAAAAAAAGATAAAAGAGATCTGTATTCACAAACATCATGTTTTATTGGCATCGCATCCATCACCATTGTCATATTATCAAGGTTTTTTTGGATGCCGCCATTTTTCAAAAACGAATATTTTGTTAAAAAAACAACATAAAATTCCAATTAATTGGCTTTTATAACTTATTTTATATTTTTATAAGTATATTATATTGTATTATTTTAAAGTAAATATTTTAATGAATTTAATTTATGTTGTTAAACTATTATATTTCTTTTTTGATTTTTACTATAGCTTTTCGAATTATTTTTCCTTGACATATATAACCATCTCGAATTATTGAAGATACATAGTATGTATCAGTATCATTTATTATTTCATTAGATTCAGTTTGATGTAATGATGTGTTAAATTTTATATTTTTTTCTTTTTCTATAATTAGATCAAATTTTTGAACTATATTGAGTAATGATTTTAATGTTAATGAAATTCCTTCAATAATTTTGTTATGTTTAATATTTAGTTTATATGCAATATTTTTTATATTTTTTAAGCTATCCAATATTGGAATTAGATGAGTACAAAAATATTGTAATTGCGTTTTTTTGATTTCGTGTATTTTTTTATTAACGTTTTTTTTTATATTTTCTATTTCAGCTTGTTCTCGTAACTTTATATTAATAATATCTTTTTTTATATTGAGTATTGTATTATTTAATTGGTTAATATCGTTAAAAGAATTGCATTTATGCGTATTAATTTTTTCTTTTTTTGTAATATCTTTTTTATCACTTTGGATAGAATCTAAATTTTCGTTTTTATGATTCATAAATTTTACCTGTATTTAAGTATTTGTATTTATTAAATTTTAAGAATGAAAATGAATTATTAAGTATTATATATTAAATTAACAATATATAATTTTATTATAAAGGAACTAATTTCGTGAAACAATATTTTCATTGCATTGGAATAGTAGGTTATCCTCGTCATTTTAGTGCATTATCTACACATAAAATTCTTTATCATTGGTTAAAAAAAAATTATCATGTTATTATTGAAGACAAAGTAGCAGGTCAGTTAGGTTTAAAAAATATTAATATTGATTCGCTATCCAATATAGGAAAACAATGTGACTTAGTAATAGTTGTGGGTGGTGATGGAAATATGTTATATACTGCTCGTATATTATCTTCTTATAAAATAAAAATTATTGGCATTAATAGGGGAAAATTAGGTTTTCTAACCGATTTAAACCCTGATACTGCATTAAAACAGTTATTGTGTGTTTTGTCTGGAGAATATATTCAGGAAAATCGTTTTTTATTAGAAGTAAAAGTAGTTAAAAAAAATGGATTATTTTCAATAAGTAAAGCTATTAATGAAATAGTATTACATGCTGAACATGTAGCGCATATGATAGA encodes the following:
- the nadK gene encoding NAD(+) kinase; protein product: MKQYFHCIGIVGYPRHFSALSTHKILYHWLKKNYHVIIEDKVAGQLGLKNINIDSLSNIGKQCDLVIVVGGDGNMLYTARILSSYKIKIIGINRGKLGFLTDLNPDTALKQLLCVLSGEYIQENRFLLEVKVVKKNGLFSISKAINEIVLHAEHVAHMIDFEVYINGDFAFSQRSDGLIISTPTGSTGYSLSAGGPILVTSLEAIVLVPMFPHTLSSRPLVINSTSTIHLKCMETTSKLKISCDSQIILSVDKHDIIVVKRSNDFLCLIHPKNYSYFKMLSSKLNWSKK
- a CDS encoding DUF2076 family protein; this translates as MNNNEKQLIESLFSRLHKTEIESSDRDNVAEKLIKDLLEKYPNSPYYMAQTILIQETAIKKLNEQISLLDSKSDKNQKDKKDTSSTGFLSSLFGSKKTQNVLDSHSNNTLNKPYNKIQDSNVSSFPSQVHSSAIPQSGTINNTNGFLSGALQTAAGVAGGVVMANMLMNLFQNKKPEEEIIDAVHHIDSSHTGLNSTDSDPIHSQYISDNNSTHVDDNIEDYNRSDYDVSDDDDCNAFEDDNFI
- the grpE gene encoding nucleotide exchange factor GrpE — its product is MNHKNENLDSIQSDKKDITKKEKINTHKCNSFNDINQLNNTILNIKKDIINIKLREQAEIENIKKNVNKKIHEIKKTQLQYFCTHLIPILDSLKNIKNIAYKLNIKHNKIIEGISLTLKSLLNIVQKFDLIIEKEKNIKFNTSLHQTESNEIINDTDTYYVSSIIRDGYICQGKIIRKAIVKIKKEI
- a CDS encoding redoxin domain-containing protein translates to MLITYPAPDFTAPAIYHNDDIVDNFNFRSHINGKTTVLFFWPMDFTFVCPSEIIAFDRSLSEFIKRNTEVIGVSIDSIYVHHAWRQSDPKQGGIGKIKYIIVSDIKREIQKLYKIEHPTLGIALRASFLIDKHGIIRHQIVNDLPFGRNISDIIRMIDALHFHETYGEVCPANWKPGKNGMTATSSGVKQYFKNLYNTK